One Aquarana catesbeiana isolate 2022-GZ linkage group LG11, ASM4218655v1, whole genome shotgun sequence genomic window carries:
- the LOC141111725 gene encoding general transcription factor II-I repeat domain-containing protein 2-like has protein sequence MCPEKTDLFSTVSLSGPTITRRIEEIGDNLHQHLQNSAKKLSYFSLALDESNDVCDSAQLLIFIRGTNDYFEVTEELAALQTMKGTTTGEDIYEKVCQTVNGLELDWAKLASVTTDGAPSMVGSKKGVIALINQEMNKHNHSHPIAIHCPIHQQALCSKSLKWDSVMKIVVSCVNFIRAHALNHRQFQEFLSELNVAYEDVLYHTEVSWLSRGRVLKRFYDLLPQITAFLLSKNKEVPELNDAEWKWHLAFLTDVTELLNSFNVQLQGKGKLICDMQSHVKAFEVKLGLLIKQVKEENFCHLPTTQNLLAEKLLVAFPNKTCVDSLEKLQKEFQCRFKDLHLHEQDIQLFRNPFSIDIENVDTIYQMELAKLQTCDSLKDAFKKSSLPNFYASLPSETNPILRNHALKMATIFGSTYVCEQTFSRMKHLKSPTRSRLTDAHLHHLLRLAVTNMEPDIDHLISQKQAHSSH, from the coding sequence ATGTGTCCAGAGAAGACCGATTTATTTAGTACAGTGAGTCTTTCAGGACCTACAATTACACGAAGGATTGAAGAAATTGGAGACAATTTGCATCAGCATTTGCAAAACTCTGCAAAAAAACTTTCCTATTTTTCCTTGGCACTCGACGAAAGCAATGATGTTTGTGATTCTGCACAACTTCTAATTTTTATTCGTGGGACAAATGACTATTTTGAAGTCACAGAAGAGCTTGCTGCACTGCAAACCATGAAAGGAACAACTACAGGAGAAGACATCTATGAAAAGGTTTGCCAAACTGTGAATGGTTTGGAGCTGGACTGGGCTAAACTAGCCAGTGTGACAACTGATGGTGCTCCTAGCATGGTGGGGTCTAAGAAAGGAGTAATTGCTCTTATTAACCAAGAGATGAACAAACATAACCATTCTCATCCAATAGCCATACACTGCCCCATCCACCAACAAGCGCTGTGTAGTAAATCATTGAAGTGGGACTCTGTTATGAAAATTGTGGTATCTTGTGTTAACTTCATTAGAGCTCATGCACTAAACCACAGACAATTTCAGGAATTTCTGTCTGAGCTAAATGTTGCCTATGAAGATGTTCTGTACCACACAGAAGTCAGTTGGCTGAGTCGAGGGAGAGTTTTGAAACGTTTCTATGACTTACTTCCACAGATTACagcttttctgctttcaaaaaacaaAGAAGTACCAGAGCTCAATGATGCAGAATGGAAATGGCACCTTGCCTTTCTGACAGATGTAACAGAGCTACTCAATAGTTTCAATGTGCAACTTCAAGGAAAGGGGAAGCTCATCTGTGATATGCAATCACATGTGAAAGCATTTGAAGTAAAATTAGGCCTCCTCATCAAACAAgtgaaggaggaaaacttctgccaTCTCCCCACAACTCAAAACTTGTTAGCGGAAAAACTATTGGTTGCATTCCCAAACAAAACATGTGTGGATTCACTGGAAAAGTTGCAAAAGGAGTTCCAATGTAGATTTAAAGATCTTCATCTCCATGAACAGGACATACAACTTTTCCGTAACCCATTTTCTATTGACATTGAAAATGTGGATACAATTTACCAAATGGAACTGGCTAAACTGCAGACTTGTGACTCTCTGAAAGATGCATTCAAGAAAAGCAGCCTTCCTAATTTTTATGCATCTCTCCCCTCTGAGACAAATCCTATTCTCAGGAACCATGCACTCAAAATGGCAACCATCTTTGGCAGCACTTATGTCTGTGAACAGACTTTTTCCAGAATGAAACATCTGAAATCTCCAACCAGATCTAGACTAACTGATGCACACTTGCATCACTTGTTACGACTAGCAGTGACGAATATGGAACCGGACATTGACCATCTCATTAGCCAAAAGCAGGCCCATAGTTCCCATTGA